One Deinococcus sp. LM3 genomic region harbors:
- a CDS encoding DUF4279 domain-containing protein encodes MPAPRPTAEQAALAELRSPTCATTTQFFAPHVLEHADGEPLVHGVLMDGDVHQVHFRPQSEDYFLVIIVLDTPDGWKVLGARASARARVALSIVSETLLAEDITRTTGLEPTDAYSVGDAWARPGRHPSRRTFTRWTLCPEGDRPGEFEDKLTRLLDLTQEAAPRIRALGDACDINVTVGYCGYAEQMWGAPIGREDLSRLAALGAGLDIDLYASGPALAGVP; translated from the coding sequence ATGCCCGCACCCCGACCGACCGCCGAGCAGGCCGCCCTCGCAGAACTCCGCTCACCGACCTGCGCCACCACCACACAGTTCTTCGCCCCGCACGTTCTCGAACACGCCGACGGCGAACCGCTCGTCCACGGCGTCCTGATGGACGGTGACGTGCATCAGGTGCACTTCAGGCCGCAGAGCGAGGACTATTTCCTCGTGATCATTGTGCTGGACACGCCGGACGGCTGGAAGGTCCTGGGTGCGCGAGCTTCAGCACGCGCGCGGGTAGCGTTGTCCATCGTCAGCGAGACCCTGCTGGCCGAAGACATCACCCGCACCACGGGCCTGGAACCCACGGACGCCTACAGTGTCGGAGACGCCTGGGCACGACCCGGACGCCACCCATCACGCCGGACGTTCACCCGCTGGACCCTCTGCCCCGAAGGTGACCGACCCGGTGAGTTCGAGGACAAACTGACCCGACTGCTGGACCTGACGCAGGAGGCCGCGCCGCGCATCCGGGCGCTGGGGGACGCCTGCGACATCAACGTCACGGTCGGGTACTGCGGCTACGCGGAACAGATGTGGGGCGCGCCGATCGGGCGGGAAGACCTCAGCCGACTGGCGGCGCTCGGCGCGGGCCTGGACATCGACCTGTACGCCAGCGGTCCAGCCCTGGCCGGGGTGCCCTGA
- a CDS encoding HAMP domain-containing sensor histidine kinase, with amino-acid sequence MTTTETLNVFVVAADPGRALQLRPLLARADVHHIADAETLLRESHVTVPDVALLYTSTPGVPLHQVLPMLRQRAELSGTQWLAVGTQGLGEMLAAGADALISDGTPPEALALQVRTMLGRAQQHRESLTRVASLQRRMDTWEHEERVRDQLVHMLVHDLKNPIAAVMGLIEIVQDDPRVPEDNRELLKVAHDETQHLLHLAANMLDVRKIQAGKMNLKRELMFTPMFREVIEQARGDVGSGLRDRHVRVEIEADLSPASADPEILRRVLANLISNALKHTTTGGVITLMVRGLPDGVQIVVRDDGEGIPEEDIPNLFAAFEQSRLTLHGRFDTGMGLAFCKLAVEEHGGSIRVESERGKGATFIFTLPSLEDNEDDDFVELV; translated from the coding sequence ATGACGACTACAGAGACCCTGAACGTGTTCGTCGTCGCCGCAGATCCGGGCCGCGCCCTGCAACTGCGGCCGCTGCTGGCGCGAGCGGACGTGCATCACATCGCGGACGCCGAGACGCTGCTGCGCGAGTCGCACGTGACGGTGCCGGACGTGGCGCTGCTGTACACCAGCACGCCCGGCGTGCCGCTGCATCAGGTGCTGCCCATGCTGCGCCAGCGCGCCGAACTGAGCGGCACGCAGTGGCTGGCGGTCGGCACGCAGGGCCTGGGCGAGATGCTGGCCGCCGGCGCGGACGCCCTGATCAGCGACGGCACGCCCCCCGAGGCGCTCGCCCTGCAGGTGCGGACCATGCTGGGCCGCGCGCAGCAGCACCGCGAATCCCTGACGCGCGTGGCGAGCCTGCAACGCCGCATGGACACCTGGGAACACGAGGAGCGCGTGCGCGACCAGCTGGTGCACATGCTCGTCCACGACCTGAAGAACCCCATCGCGGCCGTCATGGGCCTGATCGAGATCGTGCAGGACGACCCGCGCGTTCCCGAGGACAACCGCGAACTGCTGAAAGTCGCGCACGACGAGACGCAGCACCTGCTGCACCTCGCGGCGAACATGCTGGACGTCCGCAAGATCCAGGCCGGAAAGATGAACCTGAAACGCGAACTGATGTTCACGCCCATGTTCCGCGAGGTGATCGAGCAGGCGCGCGGCGACGTGGGCAGCGGCCTGCGCGACCGGCACGTACGGGTCGAGATCGAAGCGGACCTGAGCCCCGCGAGCGCCGACCCGGAAATCCTGCGGCGGGTGCTGGCGAACCTGATCAGCAACGCCCTGAAACACACCACGACCGGCGGCGTGATCACCCTGATGGTCCGGGGCCTGCCGGACGGCGTGCAGATCGTGGTCCGCGACGACGGCGAGGGCATCCCCGAAGAGGACATCCCCAACCTGTTTGCGGCGTTCGAGCAGTCCCGCCTGACCCTGCACGGCCGTTTCGATACCGGCATGGGGCTGGCGTTCTGCAAACTGGCCGTCGAGGAACACGGCGGGTCCATCCGCGTGGAATCCGAGCGGGGCAAGGGCGCGACGTTCATCTTCACGCTGCCGTCCCTGGAAGACAACGAGGACGACGACTTCGTGGAACTGGTGTAA
- a CDS encoding carbohydrate ABC transporter permease: MTATPAKAAAAAPITPRRPVQPGRVLMYALLVVAALFFLVPVYLLFATALKSPDAINLATTWHWPAALNWASFSEAWGKIGGNMLNSLFLAVVATLLSAMLGSLNGYALSKWKFRGANTLFALMLFGMFIPYQAVLIPLFQFIKELGLYGSIWGLILAHVVYGIPITTLIFRNFYADVPDALVEAATIDGAGFWAIYRLVIFPISIPGFVVVIIWQFTQVWNEFLFAATLTNTTSQPVTYALSQLAGGQAVSWNLPMAGAILAALPTLLVYILLGRYFVRGLLAGSVKG, encoded by the coding sequence ATGACCGCCACACCCGCCAAGGCCGCCGCTGCCGCGCCCATCACGCCCCGCCGTCCCGTCCAGCCGGGCCGGGTCCTCATGTACGCGCTGCTGGTCGTCGCGGCGCTGTTCTTCCTGGTGCCGGTGTACCTGCTGTTCGCCACCGCCCTGAAAAGCCCGGACGCGATCAACCTCGCCACCACCTGGCACTGGCCGGCCGCGCTGAACTGGGCGAGCTTCAGTGAAGCGTGGGGCAAGATCGGCGGGAACATGCTCAACAGCCTGTTCCTGGCCGTGGTCGCCACGCTGCTGAGCGCCATGCTGGGCAGCCTGAACGGCTACGCCCTGAGCAAGTGGAAGTTCCGGGGCGCCAACACCCTGTTCGCGCTGATGCTGTTCGGGATGTTCATTCCGTACCAGGCGGTGCTGATCCCGCTGTTCCAGTTCATCAAGGAACTCGGCCTGTACGGCAGCATCTGGGGACTGATCCTGGCGCACGTCGTGTACGGCATTCCGATCACGACCCTGATCTTCCGCAACTTCTACGCCGACGTGCCCGACGCGCTCGTCGAGGCGGCCACCATCGACGGCGCGGGCTTCTGGGCCATCTACCGCCTCGTGATCTTCCCGATCAGCATCCCCGGTTTCGTGGTCGTGATCATCTGGCAGTTCACGCAGGTCTGGAACGAGTTCCTGTTCGCCGCCACCCTGACGAACACCACCAGCCAGCCGGTCACGTACGCCCTGTCGCAACTGGCGGGCGGGCAGGCCGTCAGCTGGAACCTGCCGATGGCCGGCGCGATCCTGGCGGCGCTGCCCACCCTGCTGGTGTACATCCTGCTGGGCCGTTACTTCGTGCGCGGCCTGCTGGCCGGGTCCGTCAAGGGCTGA